A portion of the Terriglobales bacterium genome contains these proteins:
- a CDS encoding YncE family protein — protein sequence MKLRSASAALLAGALLAALSACRQESLPDYPPAYREYAYVTNGKSDSVTVVDLLNFKVEKTLAVGRNPTGVAANPKKNEIYVANSGSNNVSVIDAESNTVVATLGVHGVPFFIDISADGRRAVVANSASNNVSVLDLDHRVVVATIAVGSQPGLARISPDGKTIVVSNRSDNSVSLIDAEKPTLRATLPACGAPEDIVILPDSSKAFVACAGTGQVAAIDLKSDKMLALLDVGKTPIHLALKPDGGELIVTNFDSNSISIIETTANEVGGTFLIGNHPTRCAISLDGTLAYVTNFEDNTLAVFSLDTRRLVTVLHVGDGPDALALSPTEEFLLTVDARAGDVALVRRFQRKGNPVWALITMIPVGTQPNQIAVKNFMLKKPPVK from the coding sequence TTGAAACTGCGCTCCGCTTCCGCCGCCTTGCTGGCCGGCGCCCTGCTGGCCGCGCTCTCTGCCTGCCGCCAGGAAAGCCTGCCGGACTACCCGCCCGCATATCGCGAGTACGCCTACGTCACCAACGGCAAGAGCGACAGCGTCACGGTGGTGGACCTGCTCAACTTCAAGGTGGAGAAGACCCTGGCGGTCGGACGCAATCCCACCGGCGTGGCCGCCAATCCAAAGAAGAACGAGATTTACGTGGCGAATTCGGGGTCGAACAACGTCAGCGTGATCGATGCCGAGAGCAACACCGTGGTGGCCACGTTGGGTGTGCACGGAGTGCCGTTCTTTATTGACATCTCCGCCGACGGCCGCCGCGCCGTGGTGGCGAATTCCGCCTCCAACAATGTGTCCGTACTCGATCTCGACCACCGCGTGGTGGTGGCGACCATAGCGGTGGGGTCCCAGCCGGGCCTGGCGCGCATCTCTCCGGACGGGAAGACGATCGTGGTCTCCAACCGCAGCGACAACTCGGTCTCGCTCATTGACGCCGAGAAGCCCACCCTGCGGGCTACCCTGCCCGCCTGCGGCGCGCCCGAGGACATCGTCATCCTGCCGGATTCGAGCAAGGCGTTTGTGGCCTGCGCCGGCACGGGCCAGGTGGCGGCCATCGACCTCAAGAGCGACAAGATGCTGGCGCTGCTCGACGTGGGCAAGACGCCCATCCACCTGGCGCTCAAGCCCGACGGCGGCGAGCTCATCGTCACTAACTTCGATTCCAACAGCATCTCTATCATCGAGACCACGGCCAATGAGGTGGGCGGCACCTTCCTCATCGGCAACCACCCGACGCGCTGCGCCATCAGCCTGGACGGCACCCTCGCCTACGTCACCAACTTCGAGGACAATACCTTGGCTGTGTTCAGCCTGGACACCCGCAGGCTGGTGACCGTGCTGCACGTGGGCGACGGCCCCGACGCCCTCGCTCTCTCTCCCACGGAAGAGTTCCTCCTGACGGTGGACGCGCGCGCCGGCGACGTGGCCCTGGTGCGCCGCTTCCAGCGCAAGGGCAATCCCGTGTGGGCGCTTATCACCATGATCCCGGTTGGCACCCAGCCCAACCAGATCGCGGTCAAGAACTTCATGCTGAAGAAGCCGCCGGTGAAGTAG